A window of the Chloroflexaceae bacterium genome harbors these coding sequences:
- a CDS encoding phosphatidylserine decarboxylase, with the protein MEEQTVSGDRHSLIPGLDPEATPLLGLGIGLTGLALGLRPRLAPLPLALTALAAALYRDPERTTPNEPGTLFAHADGVLARVEEVYEHRFIHSDCLRLAVAIAPFDVPVCRSPLAGTVRLVEHISGEHRPASDPEAGDRNTRAYIGLDTEWGPILVALVAGPVGRRILCRVQAGERVEAGARLGTVRFGARADLYVQRDALHLTLSPGQRLVAGVTRIGETAPL; encoded by the coding sequence ATGGAAGAGCAGACCGTCTCCGGCGATCGCCATTCACTCATCCCCGGGCTCGACCCCGAGGCCACCCCCCTCCTGGGCCTGGGGATCGGCCTCACCGGCCTGGCCCTTGGCCTGCGCCCGCGCCTGGCCCCGCTGCCGCTGGCGCTGACCGCGCTGGCTGCGGCCCTCTACCGCGACCCGGAGCGGACGACCCCTAACGAACCGGGAACGCTGTTTGCCCACGCCGACGGCGTGCTCGCGCGCGTGGAGGAGGTGTACGAGCACCGTTTCATCCACTCGGACTGCCTGCGCCTCGCCGTGGCGATCGCCCCGTTCGACGTGCCGGTTTGCCGCAGCCCGCTCGCGGGAACAGTGCGACTGGTGGAGCATATCAGCGGCGAGCACCGGCCCGCGAGCGACCCTGAGGCGGGCGACCGCAACACCCGCGCCTACATCGGACTCGACACCGAATGGGGGCCAATCCTGGTAGCGCTGGTGGCCGGCCCGGTAGGGCGGCGCATTCTATGCCGGGTGCAGGCAGGCGAGCGGGTCGAAGCCGGCGCGCGCCTGGGCACGGTACGCTTCGGCGCGCGCGCCGATCTCTACGTGCAGCGCGACGCGCTGCACCTGACGCTGTCGCCCGGGCAGCGCCTGGTCGCTGGAGTGACGCGCATCGGCGAGACGGCCCCACTGTAA